A single region of the Bacteroides luhongzhouii genome encodes:
- a CDS encoding transporter, whose amino-acid sequence MVAFFLKSPLLCASKLKCTTMLKFLKNWTLPIAMLVGAIGYPLFISLSFLTPYLIFTMLLLTFCKVSPRDLKPKPLHMWLLLIQIGGALAAYLLLYRFDKIVAEGVMVCIICPTATAAAVITSKLGGSAASLTTYTLIANIGAAIAVPILFPLVEVHPDVTFWEAFLVILGKVFPLLICPFLVAWLLSKCLPKVHQKLLGYHELAFYLWAVSLAIVTAQTLYSLLNDPADGFTEIMIAVGALIACCLQFFLGKTIGSIYNDRISGGQALGQKNTILAIWMAHTYLNPLSSVAPGSYVLWQNIINSYQLWKMRKNEIKY is encoded by the coding sequence ATGGTAGCTTTTTTCCTGAAATCTCCGTTACTTTGTGCTTCGAAGTTAAAATGTACGACGATGCTTAAGTTTTTGAAGAATTGGACGTTACCTATTGCTATGCTGGTAGGTGCTATAGGTTATCCGCTGTTTATCAGCCTTTCTTTTCTGACTCCCTATCTTATTTTTACGATGTTGCTATTGACCTTCTGTAAGGTATCTCCTCGTGATTTGAAGCCTAAACCTCTCCATATGTGGTTGTTATTGATTCAGATTGGCGGAGCGTTGGCGGCTTATCTGTTGCTTTATCGCTTTGATAAAATAGTAGCAGAGGGAGTGATGGTTTGTATTATTTGTCCTACGGCTACGGCCGCTGCGGTGATTACTTCCAAGTTGGGTGGGAGTGCAGCCAGTCTGACTACTTATACATTGATAGCAAATATCGGTGCGGCTATTGCTGTGCCTATTCTTTTTCCTTTGGTGGAGGTGCATCCTGATGTTACTTTTTGGGAGGCGTTTCTTGTTATTTTAGGTAAGGTATTTCCGTTGTTGATTTGTCCTTTTTTGGTTGCTTGGTTGTTGAGCAAGTGTTTGCCAAAAGTGCATCAGAAGTTATTGGGCTATCATGAACTTGCTTTTTATTTGTGGGCTGTGTCTTTAGCTATTGTAACAGCGCAGACATTGTATTCCTTGCTCAATGATCCTGCGGATGGTTTTACGGAAATCATGATTGCTGTCGGAGCACTGATTGCCTGCTGTTTGCAGTTCTTTTTGGGGAAGACAATCGGCTCAATTTATAATGACCGTATCAGTGGCGGGCAGGCGTTGGGACAAAAGAATACGATTCTGGCTATTTGGATGGCACATACTTATTTGAATCCATTGTCTTCTGTGGCTCCCGGTTCGTATGTGTTGTGGCAAAACATAATCAATAGTTATCAATTGTGGAAAATGAGAAAGAATGAGATAAAATATTGA
- a CDS encoding N-acetylmuramoyl-L-alanine amidase family protein translates to MKLNRPYILYIFICLWLLFLPSCTNHLWGKDFVVVIDAGHGGHDPGAIGKISKEKNINLNVALKVGNLIKRNCDDVKVIYTRSKDVFIPLDRRAEIANNAKADLFISIHTNALANNRTAKGASTWTLGLAKSDANLEVAKRENSVILYESDYETRYAGFNPNSAESYIIFEFMQDKYMEQSVHLASLMQKQFRQTCRRADRGVHQAGFLVLKASAMPSILIELGFISTPEEERYLNSEEGAGTMAKGIYRAFLNYKREHELRLTGVSKTIVPTEQEEDNAPAIAQKDTESVNTAPQQQELLAETKTKPATTAKTTPKRPIVVERATNDSEITFKIQILTSSKPLAKNDKRLKGLKEVDYYKEGGIYKYTYGASADYNKVLRTKRTITAQFKDAFIIAFRNGEKMNVNEAIAEFKKRRNK, encoded by the coding sequence ATGAAACTGAATAGACCGTACATATTATACATATTCATTTGCCTCTGGCTACTTTTTCTACCCTCATGTACTAACCACTTATGGGGGAAGGATTTTGTAGTAGTTATCGACGCAGGACATGGCGGACATGATCCGGGTGCCATCGGCAAAATCTCGAAAGAGAAAAATATCAATCTGAACGTTGCCCTGAAAGTGGGAAATCTGATTAAAAGGAACTGCGATGACGTCAAAGTGATCTACACCCGTAGCAAAGATGTATTCATCCCTTTGGACCGACGCGCAGAAATTGCGAACAACGCGAAGGCTGATCTCTTTATTTCCATTCACACCAACGCACTGGCTAACAACCGTACCGCAAAAGGTGCTTCAACCTGGACACTGGGTTTGGCCAAATCAGACGCTAATCTGGAAGTTGCCAAGCGAGAGAACTCCGTAATCCTCTATGAAAGCGACTATGAAACAAGATATGCCGGTTTCAACCCGAACTCTGCCGAATCATATATCATATTTGAATTCATGCAAGATAAATATATGGAGCAGAGTGTACACCTGGCTTCGCTGATGCAGAAACAATTTCGCCAAACTTGTAGAAGGGCAGACCGTGGAGTGCATCAAGCCGGATTCCTTGTCTTAAAAGCGAGTGCCATGCCAAGCATTCTGATAGAATTAGGATTTATATCTACGCCCGAAGAGGAGCGCTATCTGAATTCCGAAGAAGGGGCCGGCACCATGGCAAAAGGCATCTACCGCGCTTTCTTAAATTATAAGAGAGAACATGAACTGCGCCTAACGGGAGTCAGCAAAACGATCGTCCCAACCGAACAGGAAGAAGACAATGCCCCGGCAATTGCCCAAAAGGATACCGAAAGCGTGAACACAGCTCCCCAACAGCAGGAACTATTGGCCGAAACAAAAACAAAACCTGCCACGACAGCCAAAACAACACCGAAACGCCCGATTGTGGTAGAAAGGGCAACCAATGACAGTGAAATTACGTTTAAGATACAGATACTCACTTCTTCCAAACCTCTCGCCAAAAACGACAAACGGCTGAAAGGACTGAAAGAGGTAGATTATTATAAGGAAGGGGGAATATACAAATACACGTATGGAGCCTCCGCCGATTACAACAAAGTGTTGCGTACAAAGCGTACCATTACGGCACAATTCAAAGACGCCTTTATCATTGCTTTCCGGAACGGCGAGAAAATGAACGTCAATGAAGCGATTGCCGAATTCAAAAAAAGAAGAAATAAATAA
- a CDS encoding site-specific integrase, giving the protein MAKKKQEVKLKEPVRIRFKQLANGNQSIYLDYYTGDVIRKENYVGGKRQYEFLKLYLIPEKTREDKAKNEATLALAKAIQSKRIVELQNDAHGFQNTNKSKANVIDYLMNMRSQSKERGSLNYEKTVGNTIRELKLFRGDYIAFRDIDKDFLNSFVDFLKQAKKASKFGLLKAGGVLSNNSVIAYYGVLRTAINRAYKEGIITVNPTKEFDFASKVKAEVSRREYLTIEELKQLIGTECKYEIMKQAFLFSCLCGLRVSDIRKLKWNDLQKSGERIRIEIKMQKTREPLYLPISDEALKWLPQQNETKGDDLIFPLTHEGTINKILQKWAKDAGVIKHISFHTARHTHATMMLTLGVDLYTVSKLLGHKNIATTQIYAKIVDKKKEEAISLIPNLTD; this is encoded by the coding sequence ATGGCGAAGAAAAAACAAGAAGTTAAATTGAAAGAACCTGTAAGGATTAGATTCAAGCAGCTTGCCAATGGCAACCAGTCTATTTATTTGGACTATTATACAGGTGATGTTATTAGAAAAGAAAATTATGTTGGCGGTAAACGGCAATATGAATTTTTGAAGTTGTACCTTATACCCGAAAAAACGAGGGAGGATAAGGCGAAGAACGAAGCTACATTGGCTCTTGCAAAAGCGATTCAGAGTAAGAGGATAGTGGAGTTACAAAATGATGCACACGGTTTTCAGAACACCAACAAGTCAAAAGCGAATGTGATTGATTATTTAATGAACATGAGAAGCCAATCTAAAGAACGTGGCAGCTTGAACTATGAAAAGACCGTTGGTAATACCATTCGTGAACTAAAATTGTTCAGAGGGGATTATATCGCTTTTCGTGATATAGATAAGGACTTCTTGAATAGCTTTGTGGATTTCTTGAAACAAGCGAAGAAAGCAAGCAAGTTTGGTTTGTTAAAGGCTGGAGGTGTATTAAGTAATAATTCCGTTATTGCTTACTATGGAGTGCTGCGTACCGCTATAAATAGAGCCTATAAAGAGGGAATTATTACGGTCAATCCAACGAAAGAGTTTGATTTTGCTAGTAAGGTAAAAGCGGAAGTCAGCCGCAGGGAGTATTTGACAATAGAAGAATTGAAGCAGCTTATCGGGACAGAGTGCAAGTATGAGATAATGAAACAAGCCTTTCTTTTCAGTTGTTTGTGTGGACTGCGTGTAAGCGATATAAGAAAATTGAAGTGGAACGATTTGCAGAAAAGCGGTGAAAGAATAAGAATTGAAATAAAGATGCAGAAAACAAGAGAACCGCTTTATCTGCCTATATCCGATGAAGCGTTAAAGTGGTTACCGCAACAAAATGAAACAAAAGGCGATGATTTGATTTTTCCTTTGACGCATGAGGGAACTATAAATAAAATACTTCAAAAATGGGCGAAAGATGCAGGGGTTATTAAGCATATCTCATTTCATACTGCCCGGCATACCCATGCTACCATGATGCTTACATTAGGGGTTGATTTGTACACAGTTAGCAAATTGTTAGGGCATAAAAATATTGCCACAACTCAAATTTATGCGAAGATTGTTGATAAGAAAAAAGAAGAAGCTATAAGTTTGATACCGAATTTGACGGACTGA